A genomic segment from Nocardiopsis sp. Huas11 encodes:
- a CDS encoding DUF202 domain-containing protein, whose translation MSGPVDRDPGLQPERTLLSWQRTVILLILVGMLFMRGSLVPETPHIPELSMSVRATMMTMSLVLAGLLALHVRHRWRRLGHGTIDPASGLPPTNVASPWAMVTVSVGVLVLSVVLVVATVLAA comes from the coding sequence GTGAGCGGGCCCGTCGACCGGGACCCGGGGCTCCAGCCCGAGCGCACGCTGCTGTCCTGGCAGCGCACGGTGATCCTGCTGATCCTGGTGGGGATGCTGTTCATGCGCGGCTCGCTCGTGCCCGAGACGCCCCACATCCCGGAGCTTTCGATGTCGGTCCGGGCGACCATGATGACGATGTCGCTCGTCCTGGCCGGCCTGCTCGCCCTCCACGTCCGGCACCGGTGGCGGAGGCTGGGCCACGGGACCATCGACCCCGCGTCGGGCCTTCCCCCGACCAACGTGGCGAGCCCGTGGGCGATGGTCACGGTGTCCGTAGGCGTGCTCGTCCTCAGCGTCGTCCTCGTGGTTGCGACGGTCCTCGCCGCCTGA
- a CDS encoding glycosyltransferase family 2 protein — MRIVRFIGGLLTGLIALVLTAALFVYWFDYASGLAAATGGALAYAFLWLAFGANLLLWTVMGLLRLTEESARSVLRRRPRARGRRAVDPEDPPDRVLVAAGAPAEAPALSGSGQAADGGTVDTGRASSGVAGRDAAALADREDADDITLAVVIPAHNEEPVIDGAIASALSLFDRWDIYVVSDSSGDATAQIAASTGVNVLELLTNRGKAGAIEAVIDEFSLTDNYDGVVILDADTELDEGYVRGAKRQLSDPAVAAVAGFVVSEWKPWERTFVGRTISAYRDRLYFLLQYFMRFGQTWKRTNTSFIVPGFASVYRSSALREVEINPKGLVIEDFNMTFEVQRKRLGKISMRPDTKAYSQDPFTFRDYYKQVGRWTLGFWQTVRRHKVWPSVFWLALALYILEVVVVSFTLLATALLGLFVLVGTLWGEAALTVPYFGDGFTAVTAFLPLTAIAIGLFVPDYMLTCVMAAVRRRPSYLLYGVFFFPIRLVDAYLSLRMIPRAWTADSDGRWSSPLRVSNKS; from the coding sequence GTGCGTATCGTGCGCTTCATCGGCGGGCTGCTCACAGGGCTGATCGCCCTCGTGCTGACCGCCGCGCTCTTCGTCTACTGGTTCGACTACGCCTCCGGCCTGGCCGCCGCGACCGGCGGGGCGCTCGCCTACGCCTTCCTGTGGCTGGCCTTCGGCGCGAACCTCCTGCTGTGGACGGTCATGGGCCTCCTACGCCTGACCGAGGAGTCCGCCCGGTCCGTCCTCAGGAGGAGGCCGCGCGCGCGGGGCCGCCGGGCCGTGGACCCCGAGGACCCGCCGGACCGGGTCCTGGTCGCCGCCGGCGCCCCGGCGGAGGCGCCTGCGCTGTCCGGTTCCGGCCAGGCCGCGGACGGCGGGACGGTCGACACCGGCCGAGCGTCCTCCGGCGTGGCCGGGCGGGACGCGGCCGCGTTGGCGGACCGGGAGGACGCCGACGACATCACGCTCGCCGTCGTCATCCCGGCGCACAACGAGGAACCGGTCATCGACGGGGCCATCGCCTCCGCCCTGAGCCTGTTCGACCGCTGGGACATCTACGTGGTCTCGGACTCCTCCGGTGACGCCACCGCGCAGATCGCCGCCTCCACAGGCGTCAACGTCCTCGAACTCCTCACCAACCGGGGCAAGGCCGGGGCCATCGAGGCGGTCATCGACGAGTTCTCGCTCACCGACAACTACGACGGCGTGGTGATCCTGGACGCCGACACCGAGCTCGACGAGGGCTACGTGCGCGGCGCCAAGCGGCAGTTGAGCGATCCCGCCGTCGCCGCCGTCGCCGGGTTCGTGGTCTCGGAGTGGAAGCCGTGGGAGCGCACGTTCGTCGGGCGGACGATCTCGGCCTACCGGGACCGCCTGTACTTCCTGCTCCAGTACTTCATGCGCTTCGGCCAGACCTGGAAGCGCACCAACACGTCGTTCATCGTGCCGGGGTTCGCCAGCGTCTACCGCAGCAGCGCGCTGCGCGAGGTGGAGATCAACCCCAAGGGCCTGGTGATCGAGGACTTCAACATGACGTTCGAGGTGCAGCGCAAGCGCCTCGGCAAGATCTCGATGCGCCCGGACACCAAGGCCTACAGCCAGGACCCGTTCACCTTCCGGGACTACTACAAGCAGGTCGGGCGGTGGACGCTGGGCTTCTGGCAGACGGTGCGGCGCCACAAGGTGTGGCCCAGCGTGTTCTGGCTGGCGCTGGCGCTCTACATCCTCGAGGTCGTGGTGGTCTCGTTCACCCTGCTGGCCACGGCCCTGCTCGGGCTCTTCGTCCTGGTCGGCACGCTCTGGGGCGAGGCCGCCCTCACGGTTCCGTACTTCGGGGACGGCTTCACCGCGGTGACGGCCTTCCTGCCGCTGACGGCGATCGCCATCGGCCTGTTCGTGCCCGACTACATGCTCACGTGCGTCATGGCGGCGGTGCGCCGCAGGCCGTCCTACCTGCTGTACGGGGTGTTCTTCTTCCCGATCCGGCTGGTGGACGCCTACCTGTCGCTGCGGATGATCCCGCGGGCGTGGACCGCCGACTCGGACGGCCGCTGGAGCAGCCCGCTCCGCGTCTCGAACAAGTCCTGA
- a CDS encoding NAD(P)-dependent oxidoreductase produces MKAVITGGAGFIGSHLCDHLVAQGHEVIVLDDLSTGSRENVAHLEAAPGFRFVHGDILDRDLVDRLVAQADTVYHLAAAVGVHTIVDNPLKSLRTNLHGTENVVESAVAHGVPYMVASTSEVYGKNDADGLTEDADRIYGSPTKSRWSYAAAKGLDELVAYVHGVESGVPCVITRFFNVVGPRQTGRYGMVVPRFVDQAMAGLPITVYGTGTQRRCFGSVHDIIPALPRLMETPEAYNRAVNLGGHEEVSIKGLADRVVELTGSTSPITYVDYAQAYGEGYEDMQRRYPDTSLAARLIEYHPKRDLNAIIGSIVDHRSASVPQPA; encoded by the coding sequence ATGAAGGCCGTGATCACCGGCGGAGCCGGTTTCATCGGGTCGCACTTGTGCGACCACCTCGTCGCCCAAGGGCACGAGGTCATCGTTCTGGACGACCTGTCGACCGGTTCACGGGAGAACGTGGCGCACCTGGAGGCCGCACCCGGCTTCCGCTTCGTCCACGGCGACATCCTGGACAGGGACCTGGTCGACCGCCTCGTCGCGCAGGCCGACACCGTCTACCACCTCGCGGCCGCGGTGGGCGTCCACACCATCGTGGACAACCCGCTCAAGTCGCTCCGGACCAACCTGCACGGCACGGAGAACGTGGTGGAGTCCGCGGTCGCCCACGGCGTGCCGTACATGGTCGCCTCGACCAGCGAGGTCTACGGCAAGAACGACGCCGACGGCCTCACCGAGGACGCCGACCGGATCTACGGTTCGCCGACCAAGAGCCGGTGGTCGTACGCGGCGGCCAAGGGGCTGGACGAGCTCGTGGCCTACGTGCACGGCGTCGAATCCGGCGTGCCGTGCGTCATCACCCGCTTCTTCAACGTCGTCGGGCCGCGCCAGACCGGCCGCTACGGCATGGTCGTGCCCCGGTTCGTGGACCAGGCCATGGCCGGTCTGCCGATCACGGTCTACGGGACCGGGACCCAGCGCCGCTGCTTCGGCTCGGTGCACGACATCATCCCGGCGCTGCCGCGGCTGATGGAGACACCGGAGGCCTACAACCGCGCCGTCAACCTCGGAGGGCACGAGGAGGTCTCCATCAAGGGCCTGGCCGACCGGGTCGTGGAGCTCACCGGCTCCACCAGCCCGATCACCTACGTCGACTACGCACAGGCCTACGGCGAGGGCTACGAGGACATGCAGCGGCGCTACCCCGACACCTCGCTCGCGGCGCGGCTGATCGAGTACCACCCCAAGCGCGACCTCAACGCCATCATCGGGTCGATCGTGGACCACCGGAGCGCTTCGGTGCCGCAGCCCGCCTAG
- a CDS encoding response regulator transcription factor, which translates to MESPSAGVGPPGVPEGRAASASPPGTERRPLLLVGEAEQGAAAGLRRLLAEEPIDLLSCGEAAKALLLLGRAGPDAVLLGSMEGPLDAMEFLRIARTSEQSLPIVVGVPVGDSAYALRARGLGATFTVERPYRADELRSVLRFLLREWGRDPRGGTVIDLGRLRVDGEAPEFRLDGVLVPLPPTEYLLLRHLARNAGAVVSRQELVRAAWAGDSAVRSNTLNVHIMRLRRRLGDDRARPRWISTVHGIGYRLTVPEKERGEDAVERANG; encoded by the coding sequence GTGGAGAGTCCGTCGGCCGGGGTCGGCCCACCGGGTGTGCCGGAGGGGCGCGCCGCGAGCGCGTCGCCACCGGGAACGGAGCGCAGGCCGCTGCTCCTGGTAGGAGAGGCCGAGCAGGGCGCCGCAGCCGGTCTGCGGCGCCTCCTGGCGGAGGAGCCGATCGACCTGCTGTCCTGCGGCGAGGCCGCCAAAGCACTCCTGCTGCTCGGCCGCGCGGGTCCCGACGCCGTCCTCCTCGGCTCGATGGAGGGCCCGCTGGACGCCATGGAATTCCTGCGCATCGCGCGGACCTCGGAGCAGTCCCTGCCCATCGTGGTGGGTGTGCCGGTCGGCGATTCCGCCTACGCCCTGAGGGCCCGCGGACTCGGCGCGACCTTCACGGTGGAGCGCCCCTACCGAGCGGACGAACTGCGCTCGGTGCTCCGGTTCCTGCTTCGCGAGTGGGGCCGCGATCCGCGCGGTGGCACCGTCATCGACCTGGGCCGCCTACGGGTGGACGGGGAGGCGCCCGAGTTCCGGCTCGACGGTGTGCTGGTCCCCCTGCCGCCCACGGAGTACCTGCTGCTGCGGCACCTGGCCCGCAACGCCGGGGCCGTGGTCTCCCGTCAGGAACTCGTCCGGGCCGCGTGGGCCGGCGACTCGGCGGTGCGCAGCAACACGCTCAACGTGCACATCATGCGCTTGCGAAGACGGCTGGGAGACGACCGGGCGCGACCGCGCTGGATCAGTACCGTCCACGGGATCGGCTACCGGCTGACGGTGCCCGAGAAGGAGCGCGGTGAAGATGCGGTGGAGCGGGCGAACGGCTGA
- a CDS encoding SURF1 family protein: MRSALLSPRWIGLHVLAVLALVVCVAGTYWQSVRAFEPDRDVVTNPVADLSGAEELDAVLVPGEYAHPDSYANTAVTTTGTFDTGGQLLVPRARDGVEGFDVVLPLVTGDGVALAVNRGWTEDPDDVPDAPAGEVTVAGWLVPPTTAADGIVPVDVPEGQVERIAPSVLVNEWDYRLYEGHLTLPESDPATDALVPAPPPEPPTGITINWRSLSYTFQWALFGLSAVAYWAISVRRELLAERSRRDEGGEDAQETAQAAAGS, encoded by the coding sequence GTGAGATCCGCACTCCTCAGCCCACGGTGGATCGGCCTGCACGTCCTGGCCGTTCTCGCCCTCGTCGTGTGCGTCGCCGGCACCTACTGGCAGTCGGTCCGCGCCTTCGAGCCCGACCGCGACGTCGTCACCAACCCCGTCGCCGACCTCTCCGGCGCCGAGGAGCTCGACGCTGTGCTCGTCCCCGGGGAGTACGCCCACCCGGACTCCTACGCCAACACGGCGGTCACCACGACCGGGACCTTCGACACCGGCGGCCAGCTCCTGGTGCCCCGCGCGCGCGACGGCGTCGAGGGATTCGACGTGGTGCTGCCCCTGGTCACCGGGGACGGCGTCGCCCTCGCCGTCAACCGCGGCTGGACCGAGGACCCCGACGACGTCCCGGACGCCCCCGCGGGCGAGGTGACCGTCGCCGGCTGGCTGGTGCCGCCCACCACCGCGGCCGACGGCATCGTGCCCGTGGACGTCCCCGAGGGGCAGGTCGAGCGCATCGCCCCCTCGGTCCTGGTGAACGAGTGGGACTACCGCCTCTACGAGGGCCACCTGACGCTGCCCGAGAGCGATCCGGCGACCGACGCGCTCGTGCCCGCGCCGCCGCCCGAGCCGCCCACCGGGATCACGATCAACTGGCGCAGTCTCAGCTACACCTTCCAGTGGGCGCTCTTCGGCCTGTCCGCGGTCGCCTACTGGGCGATCAGCGTGCGGCGTGAGCTGCTCGCGGAGCGGTCCCGGCGGGACGAGGGCGGCGAGGACGCGCAGGAGACGGCTCAGGCGGCCGCGGGCTCCTGA
- a CDS encoding DUF3817 domain-containing protein: MAPIRAVVVELGEVAVDKRRVSFALYRVLAYVTGVFLLGLTFVAMPAKYLVGEESMFALVPAPQGWEHWFGPESPLMLFIAMPHGYVYMAYVLVVLWVSLDRRWGAGRTLGVLLAGTIPVLGFVVEHRVVRSERAKEAERAQEPAAA; the protein is encoded by the coding sequence ATGGCCCCGATCCGGGCCGTCGTCGTTGAATTGGGTGAAGTGGCCGTGGACAAGAGGCGTGTGTCGTTCGCGTTGTACCGGGTGCTCGCGTACGTGACGGGAGTCTTCCTGCTGGGTCTGACCTTCGTGGCGATGCCCGCGAAGTACCTGGTGGGGGAGGAGTCGATGTTCGCGCTGGTGCCGGCCCCGCAGGGGTGGGAGCACTGGTTCGGGCCGGAGTCCCCGTTGATGCTGTTCATCGCGATGCCGCACGGCTACGTCTACATGGCCTACGTGCTCGTCGTGCTGTGGGTGTCGCTGGACCGCCGCTGGGGCGCGGGGCGGACCCTGGGCGTCCTGCTCGCGGGCACGATCCCGGTGCTCGGGTTCGTGGTGGAGCACCGGGTGGTGCGCTCGGAGCGGGCGAAGGAGGCCGAGCGGGCTCAGGAGCCCGCGGCCGCCTGA
- the trxA gene encoding thioredoxin, with the protein MPTVELTKDNFAETLKDNDFVLIDFWADWCGPCRQFAPVFEKSAEQHTDIVHAKVDTEAQRELAFEFKIQSIPTLMIVRDRTVIYNEPGALPSDALESLITQAKALDMDEVRSKLAEQGEEAKEQS; encoded by the coding sequence GTGCCCACCGTCGAACTCACCAAGGACAACTTCGCCGAGACGCTGAAGGACAACGACTTCGTCCTCATCGACTTCTGGGCGGACTGGTGCGGGCCCTGCCGTCAGTTCGCCCCCGTCTTCGAGAAGTCCGCGGAGCAGCACACCGACATCGTGCACGCCAAGGTGGACACCGAGGCCCAGCGCGAGCTCGCCTTCGAGTTCAAGATCCAGTCCATCCCGACGCTGATGATCGTGCGCGACCGCACCGTCATCTACAACGAGCCGGGCGCCCTGCCCTCCGACGCGCTGGAGAGCCTGATCACCCAGGCCAAGGCGCTGGACATGGACGAGGTGCGCAGCAAGCTCGCCGAGCAGGGGGAAGAGGCCAAGGAGCAGAGCTAG
- a CDS encoding response regulator transcription factor, whose amino-acid sequence MTALTSSTSVPPPAGAPDEVERVRTRAVRSDRVEGPLRVLLVEPESEQSHQLVLSLSGHDVDITVCVDGAEALLRVGLLRPDTLVTSATPPEVDLETLVRVTRRATDIPILIGVGPGDSQRAVRALAVGATACVSRPYRIPELASLLRGSLPGGDGGTAEGAGAASLALRSGALELDALGHRLFVDGSPVNLALREFGIMDFLLRNNGRVVSREELWTEVWHKPLPPVNNTIAVHIRRLRHKLGDSEAQPRFIHTVRGIGYRLDTQASA is encoded by the coding sequence ATGACCGCGCTCACCTCTTCCACCTCGGTCCCACCGCCCGCGGGCGCGCCGGATGAGGTGGAGAGGGTGAGGACGCGAGCTGTGCGGTCCGATCGTGTGGAAGGGCCGCTTCGCGTCCTGCTGGTGGAGCCGGAATCGGAGCAGTCGCACCAGCTGGTGCTCTCGCTGAGCGGACACGACGTAGACATCACCGTGTGCGTCGACGGCGCCGAGGCGCTCCTGCGGGTCGGACTGCTCCGTCCGGACACGCTGGTGACGAGCGCGACCCCGCCCGAGGTGGACCTGGAGACGCTGGTCCGGGTGACACGCCGGGCCACGGACATCCCGATCCTCATCGGTGTGGGCCCCGGCGACTCCCAGCGTGCCGTCCGCGCGCTGGCGGTCGGTGCCACGGCGTGCGTGAGCCGGCCCTACCGCATCCCCGAGCTCGCCTCCCTACTGCGCGGCTCCCTGCCCGGCGGCGACGGCGGCACGGCGGAGGGCGCGGGTGCCGCCTCGTTGGCACTGCGCTCGGGGGCTCTGGAGCTGGACGCCCTGGGGCACCGGTTGTTCGTCGACGGTTCCCCGGTCAACCTGGCGCTGCGGGAGTTCGGGATCATGGACTTCCTGCTTCGCAACAACGGCCGGGTGGTCAGCCGCGAGGAACTGTGGACCGAGGTCTGGCACAAGCCGCTGCCGCCGGTCAACAACACCATCGCCGTCCACATCCGCCGCCTGCGGCACAAGCTCGGCGATTCCGAGGCACAGCCGCGGTTCATCCACACGGTCCGCGGCATCGGATACCGTCTCGATACCCAGGCCTCCGCCTGA
- a CDS encoding YidH family protein, with protein MASETPDSGDGVDYRFTLANERTFLAWVRTALALLAGAVAVLHLLPLEWADGSRTAVGLVLAGLAGVITVYAPLRWFRVQRIMSRGDTLRLSLLPVVTTLAVGAIVVLILLGNLL; from the coding sequence ATGGCTTCCGAGACCCCCGACAGCGGTGACGGCGTCGACTACCGGTTCACCCTGGCCAACGAGCGCACCTTCCTGGCCTGGGTCCGCACCGCCCTCGCCCTCCTGGCGGGCGCCGTCGCCGTCCTGCACCTGCTCCCCCTGGAGTGGGCCGACGGGTCGCGGACCGCGGTCGGCCTGGTCCTGGCGGGCCTGGCGGGCGTCATCACCGTCTACGCGCCGCTGCGCTGGTTCCGCGTCCAGCGCATCATGAGCCGCGGCGACACCCTGCGGCTGAGCCTGCTGCCGGTGGTCACCACGCTGGCCGTGGGCGCGATCGTGGTGCTGATCCTGTTGGGGAACCTGCTGTGA
- a CDS encoding WbqC family protein, which translates to MNSDDTGTTRVAIHQPHYLPWLGLIDKIDRSDRFVFLDTVQFERRGWQNRNYVAGRADPILLTVPVTQGHRSDRIVDKYIDTTHKWRRKHYKALAEHCYRNAPYWDDYAEDIFRLYESEWKRVADLAIATTRLLLRGFGITTPLLRASEIGDLPGTKSELLARICSRTGADTLLSGSGSKDYLEPEILRDHGVAVEWQDFRHPVYRQHSRGRGDFVPRLSALDLLLNAGPDALHVLRRARAHA; encoded by the coding sequence GTGAACAGCGATGACACCGGCACGACCCGCGTGGCGATCCACCAGCCGCACTACCTGCCCTGGCTCGGCCTGATCGACAAGATCGACCGGTCCGACCGCTTCGTTTTTTTGGACACGGTGCAGTTCGAACGCCGTGGTTGGCAGAACCGAAACTACGTCGCGGGCCGCGCCGACCCGATCCTGCTGACCGTGCCGGTCACTCAGGGACACCGGTCGGATCGCATAGTGGACAAATATATTGACACCACCCACAAATGGAGACGCAAGCACTACAAGGCACTGGCCGAACACTGTTACCGAAATGCTCCGTACTGGGACGACTACGCGGAAGATATCTTCCGTTTGTACGAGAGCGAGTGGAAACGTGTCGCGGACCTGGCCATAGCGACCACCCGGCTGCTGTTGCGCGGTTTCGGCATCACCACGCCGCTGCTGCGCGCCAGCGAGATCGGGGACCTGCCCGGCACCAAGAGCGAGCTGCTCGCCCGGATCTGCTCCAGGACCGGGGCCGACACCCTGCTCTCGGGATCCGGGTCCAAGGACTACCTGGAACCGGAGATCCTGCGCGACCACGGAGTCGCGGTCGAGTGGCAGGACTTCCGTCACCCGGTCTACCGCCAGCACTCCCGCGGCCGAGGCGACTTCGTCCCCCGGTTGTCGGCCCTCGACCTCCTGCTCAACGCCGGCCCCGACGCACTCCACGTGCTCCGGCGGGCACGCGCGCACGCCTGA
- a CDS encoding PIG-L deacetylase family protein, protein MTTDWAQERILVFAPHPDDETLGCGGLLSKAKRAGAEVLVQFITVGDTADASAKGFSTAEERYAEIKKVSDHFRWDDWNMALPGDHYHLRLDTIAQVDLAQIIERESPISIARTRPTVVLAPHRTSYNQDHRAVAEAVHTALRPSNTALRHHPRLVLSYEEAADQWRSEPVPPPSLIVELDEDDVSAKLQAMELYGSQAHEHPHTRSETTLRSLAVLRGMQAGVALGEGFHVARWLA, encoded by the coding sequence ATGACGACGGACTGGGCCCAGGAGCGCATCCTGGTCTTCGCACCCCACCCCGACGACGAGACCCTCGGCTGCGGAGGCCTGCTCAGCAAGGCCAAACGGGCCGGCGCCGAGGTCCTCGTCCAGTTCATCACGGTGGGCGACACCGCGGACGCGTCGGCCAAGGGGTTCTCGACGGCGGAGGAGCGCTACGCCGAGATCAAGAAGGTGTCCGACCACTTCCGCTGGGACGACTGGAACATGGCGCTGCCCGGCGACCACTACCACCTGCGCCTGGACACCATCGCCCAGGTGGACCTCGCCCAGATCATCGAGCGCGAGAGCCCCATCTCGATCGCGCGCACGCGGCCCACCGTCGTGCTCGCGCCGCACCGCACGAGCTACAACCAGGACCACCGGGCCGTGGCCGAGGCGGTGCACACCGCCCTGCGCCCGTCCAACACGGCCCTGCGCCACCACCCGCGGCTCGTCCTGTCCTACGAGGAGGCGGCCGACCAGTGGCGGTCCGAACCCGTGCCGCCGCCCTCGCTCATCGTCGAGCTGGACGAGGACGACGTGAGCGCCAAACTCCAGGCCATGGAGCTGTACGGCTCCCAGGCGCACGAGCACCCGCACACCCGGTCCGAGACGACCCTGCGCAGCCTCGCCGTCCTGAGGGGCATGCAGGCGGGCGTCGCCCTCGGAGAGGGGTTCCACGTGGCGCGCTGGCTGGCCTGA
- the pstA gene encoding phosphate ABC transporter permease PstA, with amino-acid sequence MVIDKGKSPQRSRLAVAGARAATESIYSTGSITDRVGNVLFRSLLLLGMGFALLGLASILIWALVEGAPRLDLNLIVEGPSTITPETAGYRGAILGSLYVIGGVVLFIVPVGVGAAIYLEEYADKTRWWNRAIEVNIQNLAAVPSIVFGILGLAFIVRGPLSLGFVAAAGSLTLSLLVLPTIILSAREAIKAVPSSTRLGSLGLGATQWQTIWHHVLPGALPGILTGLILAVSRAIGEAAPLLLVGAVTFVTFDPSFWEGNYSVLPVQIFNYAGRPQEEFRVLAAAGVILMLAVLLSMNSFAIWLRNHYENKNRK; translated from the coding sequence ATGGTCATCGACAAGGGCAAGAGCCCGCAGCGGTCGCGACTCGCCGTCGCGGGCGCGCGTGCGGCCACAGAGAGCATCTACTCCACGGGGTCGATCACCGACCGCGTGGGCAACGTGCTTTTCCGCTCCCTGCTGCTCCTGGGCATGGGCTTCGCCCTGCTCGGACTGGCGTCCATCCTCATCTGGGCGCTGGTGGAGGGCGCACCCCGGCTCGACCTCAACCTGATCGTCGAGGGTCCCTCGACCATCACCCCGGAGACGGCCGGATACCGGGGCGCCATCCTCGGCTCCCTCTACGTGATCGGGGGCGTCGTCCTGTTCATCGTCCCGGTGGGCGTGGGCGCGGCGATCTACCTGGAGGAGTACGCGGACAAGACCCGTTGGTGGAACCGCGCGATCGAGGTCAACATCCAGAACCTCGCCGCGGTGCCGTCCATCGTCTTCGGCATCCTGGGCCTGGCGTTCATCGTCCGCGGGCCGCTCAGCCTCGGCTTCGTGGCCGCGGCCGGCTCACTCACGTTGTCCCTGCTGGTCCTGCCGACGATCATCCTCTCCGCGCGTGAGGCGATCAAGGCCGTTCCGTCGTCCACCCGCCTGGGATCGCTCGGCCTGGGCGCCACCCAGTGGCAGACGATCTGGCACCACGTGCTGCCGGGCGCACTGCCGGGTATCCTGACCGGCCTCATCCTGGCCGTCTCCCGTGCCATCGGTGAGGCGGCTCCGCTGCTGCTCGTCGGGGCGGTCACGTTCGTGACGTTCGACCCCTCCTTCTGGGAGGGCAACTACTCGGTGCTGCCGGTCCAGATCTTCAACTACGCCGGCCGTCCTCAGGAGGAGTTCCGGGTCCTGGCCGCGGCGGGTGTCATCCTCATGCTGGCCGTACTTCTGTCGATGAACTCGTTCGCGATCTGGCTCCGCAACCACTACGAGAACAAGAACAGGAAGTGA
- the pstB gene encoding phosphate ABC transporter ATP-binding protein PstB has protein sequence MSVSNTASRRDAATGRGTAPDTVRYNREVPGLDNPVFDISGLSVYYGANKAVRDVEMKVGPRQITAMIGPSGCGKSTVLRTLNRMNDLIPTARVEGKVQYHGEDLYSAEVDPIEVRRRIGMVFQKPNPFPKSIYDNIAFGPRIKGVRSGMDDLVEESLIKAALWDEVKDKLKESAFALSGGQQQRLCIARAIAVNPEVILMDEPCSALDPIATLKIEDLMYELADEFTIVIVTHNMQQAARVSDRTAFFTAGVDESGARYGSLVEFDETATIFSKPADQRTEDYISGRFG, from the coding sequence ATGTCTGTCAGCAACACCGCCTCTCGCCGCGACGCCGCGACCGGCCGTGGCACCGCACCCGACACCGTCCGTTACAACCGCGAGGTTCCGGGGCTGGACAACCCCGTCTTCGACATCTCCGGTCTCTCCGTCTACTACGGCGCCAACAAGGCCGTGCGCGACGTGGAGATGAAGGTCGGCCCGCGTCAGATCACCGCGATGATCGGCCCGTCCGGCTGCGGCAAGAGCACCGTCCTGCGCACGCTCAACCGGATGAACGACCTCATCCCCACCGCCCGCGTCGAGGGCAAGGTGCAGTACCACGGCGAGGACCTCTACTCCGCCGAGGTGGACCCGATCGAGGTGCGCCGCCGGATCGGCATGGTGTTCCAGAAGCCGAACCCCTTCCCCAAGTCCATCTACGACAACATCGCCTTCGGCCCCCGCATCAAGGGCGTCCGGAGCGGCATGGACGACCTGGTCGAGGAATCGCTCATCAAGGCCGCTCTGTGGGACGAGGTCAAGGACAAGCTCAAGGAGAGCGCGTTCGCTCTCTCCGGCGGCCAGCAGCAGCGCCTGTGCATCGCGCGCGCGATCGCGGTGAACCCCGAGGTGATCCTGATGGACGAGCCGTGCTCCGCGCTCGACCCCATCGCGACCCTCAAGATCGAGGACCTGATGTACGAACTCGCCGACGAGTTCACCATCGTCATCGTCACGCACAACATGCAGCAGGCGGCCCGGGTGTCCGACCGCACCGCGTTCTTCACCGCGGGCGTCGACGAGAGCGGTGCCCGCTACGGAAGCCTGGTCGAGTTCGACGAGACGGCCACGATCTTCAGCAAGCCGGCGGACCAGCGGACCGAGGACTACATCTCCGGCCGCTTCGGGTAG